The following are encoded in a window of Ogataea parapolymorpha DL-1 chromosome VII, whole genome shotgun sequence genomic DNA:
- a CDS encoding Ubiquitin-protein ligase (E3) that interacts with Rpt4p and Rpt6p codes for MTRKVELKKSRSHTRDSQESSDPEVNRFDEEMADADFDTDDREEENAVLSRLAGNYRRFSESQNRIRQEESGEDDYSHDHYGYDEESEAQEDDEDLMRSLHGVLGANRSRTGAPLQLSLANALGSSSRPDESRGNTRGNAEENDGNQQDAEFGMFRSALGRMFPGAGFGEMFGGVTRISELANALKEHEDPYMVLETLNELSERLLMINGILAERNLPTYRLAQAIVSVIENPLYQEDLEVQLVSCRCLYNLLEVNVDAVHDAVAAGAIEALQSKLLEISYIDLAEQALQTLEMISRDCGRDILMKNCLPACLMYLDFFTIHAQRKALSIAANSLKYVPKSKFDDVREVFPIIERVAIEYSDSTSVESAWLAISRVVKSFEKEPSLLESLISENLLKKLLTLLPSCLGKGSHSNNLISFNSCLKLIQSLSIIANSSPKLSLLLLENGELGRMILTSLAGFDRNTSDTAPESSAPQVSVEALMATPKELILAMINLIAPILPFGEPDGDAQGKMDVGNFRGTNHSQDRIEMNKTRLSLYKDGDNIGKFETFVSDMLPLMINIYTSTVDYKVRRLVLLCMLRVVYASTKSQLANLVQSCNATSLLASIVIHGIHVLRKSGQSRSSTFEMRPYVLMYGALTITDILLLKAPEVFVAEFEREGLITHTQHFMNDLDQDERMVKALERQEDYMDEDKSEDERPKISSDERTQEEDPHNDEENSEDESNEDEEEPADAQSDDEELSTRLSTRFVRDYTLDSDGTSSITMESLLLELARLCKIFERDYKALKQTTPVFSSSQAIMLTEMKSIFDNSLSLSYQEWADVWRRFAETCGFLNSERHISSFELIASGMIASLSDLFRRELAEENSNCVKAFQDLICSSFSPLGNGEHLPLVYFVKKLEEALSRTESFEIISSGANCYASGVSGPASSMAKQIKIKLIPEDPEHGGRQLMLMVHAIATFKSINGFLKQRADGMRGLMRAITMPAQSAEGEAPYHIEFSINGEVIPHGTTIYGAIYRSFQNESNDIVPSRKIWTSVPHEVHYRRVEGELPVYEEDLYPTEGSEDSLESLGDISTAQILELLQMLYTVNSATHHPGATETLFLNYKLTAKLNRQLEEPLIVASGTLPDWSVHITRQMPFLFPLDTRVFFLQSTSFGYSRLINLWQTRSNQDEEASGSGGNSASQLGRPVRHKLRLSRKKLLQGAIKVMDCYGTIPGVLEIEYFDEAGTGLGPTLEFYANVSKEFAKAKLKMWRTNGRTYSDSASSSDSDSEYVKFETGLFPRPSAKPSSKVLHLFSVLGKFVARSLLDSRIIDFEFNPLFFEIAKELDTKSWKELSRKKSIERLSRVDADLAKSLGHLTRYLDAYAEVEESERPEILIEGCKLSDLSLNFTLPGYEDVELCLNGEEVEVDHTNLERYVDKVIDLTIKSGVRSQIHSFVQGFSAVFPYSSMTIFSSAELVKLLGNGEEDWSYETLAGVIHADHGYSMDSPSVQRLMEIMSEFTADERRKFLQFLTGSPKLPIGGFKSLSPDFTVVLKHPEDGLKPDNYLPSVMTCANYLKLPDYSSKSVMKQRLQTAMTEGANSFLLS; via the coding sequence ATGACACGGAAAGTTGAATTGAAGAAGTCAAGAAGTCATACCAGAGACTCTCAAGAGTCCTCGGACCCTGAGGTTAACAGGTTTGATGAGGAGATGGCGGACGCAGACTTTGACACTGATGACCGGGAGGAGGAGAACGCAGTCCTGTCCAGGCTTGCGGGGAATTACAGACGGTTTTCAGAGTCTCAGAACAGAATACGACAGGAGGAGTCTGGAGAAGACGACTACTCTCATGACCACTACGGTTATGACGAGGAGTCAGAAGCCCAGgaagacgatgaggacCTAATGCGCTCGCTCCATGGGGTTTTGGGCGCTAACAGAAGCAGGACAGGTGCGCCTTTACAGCTCTCTTTGGCCAATGCCTTAGGCAGCTCTTCTCGTCCGGACGAGTCGCGCGGCAACACAAGGGGCAACGCCGAGGAAAATGACGGGAATCAACAAGATGCTGAATTTGGCATGTTTAGGAGCGCGTTGGGGAGAATGTTCCCAGGAGCAGGGTTCGGCGAAATGTTTGGAGGCGTCACCCGTATTTCGGAGCTGGCAAATGCTTTAAAAGAACATGAGGATCCATATATGGTGTTGGAGACACTCAACGAATTATCTGAGCGGCTGCTAATGATTAACGGGATTTTAGCGGAACGAAACCTTCCCACTTACAGACTGGCACAAGCAATCGTCTCGGTGATTGAGAATCCTCTATACCAGGAAGACCTGGAAGTGCAACTTGTCTCCTGTCGGTGCCTATACAATTTACTCGAGGTGAACGTCGACGCAGTACATGATGCTGTTGCCGCAGGAGCAATCGAAGCTCTGCAGTCAaagcttttggaaatcaGCTACATCGATCTGGCGGAGCAGGCTCTACAGACTCTTGAAATGATTTCGCGTGACTGTGGCAGAGACATactgatgaaaaactgTCTACCAGCGTGTCTCATGTACTTGGACTTTTTCACTATACATGCCCAACGAAAGGCCCTTTCCATCGCAGCAAACTCACTAAAATATGTGCCAAAATCCAAGTTTGACGATGTACGTGAAGTTTTCCCCATCATCGAGCGTGTTGCCATTGAATACTCAGACTCTACAAGTGTGGAAAGCGCGTGGCTAGCCATATCGAGAGTTGTGAAAAGCTTCGAAAAGGAACCATCTTTATTAGAGTCTTTGATCAGTGAGAACTTACTCAAGAAATTACTCACTCTTCTCCCAAGCTGTCTAGGTAAAGGCTCACATTCCAACAACTTGATCAGTTTCAACTCCTGTTTAAAACTCATTCAGTCTCTTTCGATTATTGCCAATTCGTCTCCGAAACTATCACTAttgcttttggagaatgGGGAATTAGGCCGAATGATCTTGACTTCATTGGCAGGATTTGACCGCAACACAAGTGACACGGCTCCAGAGTCTTCCGCACCTCAAGTTTCTGTCGAGGCTTTGATGGCCACTCCAAAAGAGCTGATTCTGGCTATGATCAACCTCATTGCGCCAATTCTTCCATTTGGGGAACCAGACGGTGACGCACAAGGCAAGATGGACGTCGGAAATTTTCGTGGGACCAACCACTCTCAAGACCGGATAGAAATGAATAAGACAAGGCTGTCACTCTATAAAGACGGTGATAATATTGGCAAATTTGAGACATTTGTTAGCGACATGCTTCCATTGATGATAAACATCTACACATCAACTGTGGATTATAAAGTTAGACGTTTGGTGTTACTTTGCATGCTTCGCGTGGTGTACGCATCCACGAAGTCTCAGCTGGCGAATCTTGTTCAAAGCTGCAATGCAACATCATTATTAGCATCAATTGTTATTCATGGTATCCACGTATTAAGGAAAAGCGGCCAATCTCGTTCATCCACGTTTGAGATGAGACCTTATGTGTTGATGTACGGAGCATTGACAATTACGGATATTCTTCTGCTCAAAGCGCCAGAGGTGTTTGTGGCAGAGTTCGAACGGGAAGGACTCATAACGCACACTCAACATTTTATGAACGATCTTGATCAGGATGAAAGAATGGTTAAGGCTTTGGAAAGACAGGAGGATTACATGGACGAAGACAaaagcgaggacgagagACCGAAAATCAGCTCCGATGAAAGAACTCAGGAAGAAGACCCGCACAATGATGAAGAGAACAGCGAGGATGAATCAaacgaagacgaggaagaacCTGCAGATGCCCAAAGtgacgacgaagagctgTCAACCCGTTTGTCCACACGTTTTGTTCGTGATTATACGTTAGATAGTGACGGCACTTCTTCGATCACAATGGAGTCCCTACTACTAGAGCTGGCCAGATTGTGCAAAATTTTTGAGCGAGATTACAAGGCTTTAAAACAGACAACGCCagttttcagctcttccCAGGCCATAATGCTGACCGAGATGAAATCCATTTTCGACAACAGCCTTAGCTTGAGTTATCAAGAATGGGCGGACGTTTGGCGCAGGTTCGCAGAAACCTGTGGATTTCTGAACAGCGAACGGCACATTTCAAGCTTTGAGCTGATTGCTTCTGGTATGATTGCGTCTCTTTCAGACCTCTTCCGTCGAGAGCTGGCGGAAGAAAATTCAAATTGCGTGAAGGCATTCCAGGATCTGATTTGTTCAAGTTTCAGTCCTTTGGGAAACGGTGAACATCTTCCGCTGGTGtattttgtcaaaaagcTAGAAGAAGCTTTGAGCAGGACAGAGTCTTTTGAGATCATCAGCTCGGGAGCTAACTGCTATGCATCTGGCGTAAGCGGCCCTGCCTCTTCAATGGCGAAACAGATTAAAATAAAACTTATTCCCGAGGACCCAGAGCATGGTGGGAGACAGCTCATGCTTATGGTCCATGCTATTGCCACGTTCAAATCAATCAACGGCTTTTTGAAACAAAGAGCAGATGGAATGAGAGGTCTAATGAGGGCCATAACCATGCCAGCGCAGTCTGCAGAGGGGGAAGCACCTTATCATATTGAATTCTCGATAAATGGCGAGGTCATCCCGCACGGAACGACCATTTACGGCGCCATTTACCgttctttccaaaatgaATCAAATGATATCGTGCCCTCACGGAAGATCTGGACCAGTGTCCCTCATGAAGTCCATTATCGTAGGGTGGAGGGTGAGTTGCCGGTATATGAGGAGGATCTTTATCCAACTGAGGGATCTGAAGATTCTTTGGAGTCTTTGGGCGACATATCTACTGCCCAAATTCTGGAACTTCTACAAATGTTGTACACAGTTAACAGTGCCACTCATCACCCCGGAGCCACGGAGACACTATTTTTGAACTACAAACTCACTGCAAAACTGAATCGCCAATTGGAAGAGCCTTTGATTGTGGCTAGCGGAACGCTGCCCGACTGGAGCGTGCACATCACTCGACAAATGCCGTTCTTGTTCCCGTTGGATACAAGAgtcttctttttgcaaTCGACCTCTTTTGGATACTCTAGACTCATCAATTTGTGGCAAACTCGGTCCAATCAAGATGAAGAAGCGTCTGGATCTGGAGGAAACAGCGCTTCACAACTGGGACGCCCTGTTAGACACAAGCTGCGTTTGTCCAGGAAGAAGCTTTTGCAAGGCGCCATCAAGGTAATGGACTGCTACGGCACGATACCGGGAGTTTTGGAGATTGAGTATTTCGACGAAGCTGGAACTGGTTTGGGGCCTACGTTGGAGTTCTACGCCAACGTATCGAAAgaatttgcaaaagctAAGCTGAAAATGTGGAGGACGAACGGCCGCACTTATTCCGATTCTGCCTCCTCATCTGATTCCGACAGCGAATATGTGAAATTTGAAACAGGACTTTTCCCTCGACCAAGTGCCAAACCAAGTTCAAAAGTACTGCATCTATTCTCCGTCTTGGGAAAGTTCGTTGCTCGCTCGCTGTTAGATTCGCGGATCATCGACTTTGAGTTCAACCCGctatttttcgagattgCCAAAGAATTGGACACcaagagctggaaagagTTGTCTAGGAAAAAATCCATTGAACGCCTGAGCAGGGTCGATGCCGACCTTGCTAAATCTCTCGGTCATCTAACCAGGTATTTGGACGCTTATGCCGAGGTTGAGGAGTCAGAAAGGCCCGAAATCTTGATTGAAGGCTGCAAGTTGAGCGACTTGTCTCTTAATTTCACGTTGCCGGGCTACGAGGACGTCGAATTGTGTTTGAACGGAGAAGAAGTGGAAGTTGACCACACGAATTTGGAACGATACGTGGACAAAGTGATTGACCTTACCATCAAATCTGGCGTGCGGTCCCAGATCCACTCTTTTGTGCAAGGCTTTTCTGCTGTCTTCCCCTACTCATCCATGACCATTTTCTCCTCAGCTGAGCTTGTGAAGCTGCTTGGAAACGGTGAAGAAGACTGGTCCTACGAAACATTGGCAGGTGTCATCCACGCGGATCACGGCTACAGTATGGATTCGCCAAGCGTGCAGCGTCTGATGGAGATCATGAGCGAGTTCACCGCCGACGAACGCCGCAAGTTCCTGCAGTTCCTTACTGGATCGCCGAAACTCCCAATTGGAGGTTTCAAATCCCTGAGTCCAGATTTCACAgttgttctcaaacacccCGAGGACGGTCTGAAACCGGACAACTACCTGCCGAGCGTGATGACGTGTGCCAATTATTTGAAGCTGCCCGACTACTCGTCCAAAAGCGTCATGAAACAGCGCCTACAAACCGCAATGACCGAGGGCGCGAATTCATTTTTACTTTCATAA
- a CDS encoding mrna turnover protein 4, with protein MPRSKRSKLVTLAQTDKKGRENKTRIFDEVRAALDAHRYVWVLKLDDVRTPVLQDIRKDWTGSKLILGKRKVLEKALGETPEEEYKDNLHKLGEYIEGLIGLLFTDETPETVKAYFSAYVKSDYPRAKSKSPITFVIPEGIVYSRGGQVAEEEDVPMSHSMEPTLRNKFKMPTKIVSGKITLPEPYKVVEKGDVLDVRQALILKTFGVACADFRVEMRAYHDGESGEVIPLN; from the coding sequence ATGCCTCGCTCCAAGAGATCTAAGCTCGTTACCCTTGCTCAGACCGACAAGAAAGGTCGTGAAAATAAGACCAGgatttttgacgaggtCAGAGCTGCACTGGATGCCCACAGATACGTCTGGGTCCTCAAATTGGACGATGTGAGAACCCctgttttgcaagataTTCGCAAAGATTGGACTGGATCAAAACTCATTTTGGGTAAGAGAAAGGTGTTGGAGAAGGCGTTGGGTGAAACTCCTGAGGAAGAATACAAAGACAATCTGCATAAGCTCGGAGAATATATCGAAGGACTGATTGGTCTGCTGTTCACAGATGAGACTCCAGAGACCGTCAAGGCATACTTCAGTGCGTACGTGAAATCTGACTACCCTAGAGCAAAGTCGAAGTCGCCAATCACTTTCGTGATTCCAGAAGGAATTGTCTACTCACGTGGAGGTCAGGTtgctgaggaggaggatgTGCCGATGTCGCACTCGATGGAGCCGACTTTGCGCAATAAGTTCAAGATGCCGACCAAGATTGTGTCCGGAAAAATCACTCTTCCAGAACCTTATAAGGTGGTCGAGAAGGGAGATGTGCTGGACGTCAGACAAGCTTTAATTTTAAAGACTTTTGGAGTGGCGTGTGCGGACTTCAGAGTCGAGATGCGCGCTTACCACGATGGAGAGTCTGGAGAGGTGATACCTTTGAATTGA
- a CDS encoding p21-activated kinase 1, which produces METHEIGETGTGPGIATLPRYKATYNVSALATDSAENLDLHGTEPADRVQDSVDGFEPLQEILATPDFFKPKMATNIPNTSTASLPSQVGEYEGQALQLDTEVKVMSIPSSPVPKLHHKHGSIGDMLSEKEDLGDKAARQSVTTEKSNYSQIIEGYQESAHSLPRQELQTRTEQDQASKFCDGSNLAAQHSNGSANVTHVPDTLLKKNVQTPSRSASSSVSSTRKASSNATTPSSEVKKTKTKTKKMFGNLTSFVSSLTPSGSRSASQSRVISEPYDYVRHQHVEYDPNSQTYIGLPEEWKRALAAQGVTVEDQKKNPQAANQVINFFNSNFNDESNNKFMKVQGHDSDRSNDNDSLSESEYKTPNISSSTQFDTTDYATPSSPASPGFQQTPIALQKETFPTPDGDNEFIPRRHAPPPPSSTASKTATTLAMSAKSPLSSVSRIPSGSKKAASSPSSLIGSISRRFGSNHSKSGTTRSERPQILHLGEFLPVPTSPKQLATGTPPQKEDAFSRPEENDTLLAAPQRLPPVPPPVPIKDVQLPQKSDESVKPQMPPVPKGKPKNAKIPLTEDEQERRRELRRAKERKYLQRLLEICSSEDPSERYQGLVKIGQGASGGVYTATEVETNTCVAIKQMELERQPKKELIINEILVMKGSKHKNIVNFIEAYLLKKDLWVVMEYMEGGSLTDIVTHSVMTERQMGAVCRETLQGLKFLHSKGIIHRDIKSDNILLSLQGDIKLTDFGFCAQIKDYSAKRNTMVGTPYWMAPEVVTKTEYGPKVDVWSLGIMTIEMIEGEPPYLNETPLRALYLITTNGKPTLNDPDSLSEELQEFLDHCLEVNPDKRLDSAQLLELPFIKNADDNSSLAPLVKLARMQKLAELPDSEDHS; this is translated from the coding sequence ATGGAGACACACGAGATAGGCGAAACAGGCACGGGCCCGGGGATAGCCACGCTGCCGCGGTACAAGGCCACATACAACGTGAGTGCACTAGCGACCGATTCTGCAGAGAATCTGGATTTGCACGGCACAGAGCCCGCAGACCGCGTGCAGGACTCTGTGGATGGGTTCGAGCCGCTCCAGGAAATCCTTGCGACTCCCGACTTCTTCAAGCCCAAGATGGCGACCAATATCCCAAACACCAGCACGGCGTCGTTACCGTCGCAGGTGGGCGAGTACGAGGGACAAGCGTTGCAATTGGACACAGAGGTGAAGGTGATGTCGATACCTAGCTCGCCCGTGCCGAAACTGCACCACAAACACGGATCAATTGGAGACATGCTGAGCGAGAAAGAAGATCTCGGAGACAAAGCTGCGCGACAGTCGGTGACCACAGAGAAGTCGAACTACTCGCAGATCATAGAAGGATACCAGGAGAGCGCGCACTCCTTACCGAGACAAGAACTGCAAACGAGGACAGAGCAGGATCAGGCTTCTAAGTTTTGTGACGGCTCGAATCTGGCTGCTCAACACTCAAACGGCTCTGCCAATGTTACACACGTGCCCGACACACtgctaaaaaaaaacgtgCAGACACCTAGCCGGTctgcgtcgtcgtcggtgtCGTCGACGCGAAAGGCGAGCTCGAATGCCACCACGCCGTCCTCCGAGGTAAAGAAGACCAAGACCAAGACCAAGAAAATGTTTGGCAACCTCACGAGTTTCGTGTCGAGTCTCACACCCTCGGGCTCCCGCTCGGCATCGCAGTCCAGAGTCATCTCCGAACCATACGACTACGTGCGTCACCAGCACGTCGAGTACGACCCAAACTCGCAAACGTACATTGGGCTTCCTGAAGAGTGGAAACGGGCTTTGGCAGCACAGGGCGTCACTGTCGAGGaccagaaaaaaaatccccAGGCTGCCAACCAGGTAATtaatttcttcaactccaacTTCAACGATGAGTCGAACAACAAATTTATGAAGGTCCAGGGCCACGACTCAGACCGCAGCAATGATAATGACAGTTTGAGCGAAAGTGAATATAAGACGCCGAATATCAGCTCTTCCACGCAGTTTGACACCACAGACTATGCCACCCCCTCCAGTCCCGCAAGTCCTGGGTTTCAGCAGACGCCGATCGCCCTTCAGAAGGAGACGTTCCCCACGCCGGATGGAGACAACGAATTCATCCCTCGAAGACACGCTCCTCCTCCGCCTTCTTCGAcagcctccaaaactgCTACCACGCTGGCGATGTCTGCTAAAAGCCCGTTGAGCTCGGTGTCGCGAATCCCTTCGGGCTCAAAAAAAGCAGCCTCGTCGCCATCATCTCTCATTGGCAGTATATCTCGTCGCTTCGGCTCTAATCATTCCAAGTCGGGCACCACGCGATCCGAGAGACCGCAGATCTTGCATCTGGGCGAGTTTCTCCCAGTTCCGACGAGTCCAAAGCAATTGGCCACTGGAACACCACCGCAGAAGGAAGATGCATTTTCCAGGCCAGAGGAGAATGATACACTGCTTGCCGCTCCTCAACGCCTACCACCTGTTCCACCACCAGTTCCTATAAAGGACGTCCAGCTGCCACAGAAATCGGACGAGTCAGTCAAGCCGCAGATGCCGCCAGTTCCAAAAGGAAAACCAAAGAACGCCAAGATACCATTGACAGAAGACGAGCAGGAGCGCAGACGCGAGCTCCGTAGAGCTAAAGAGAGAAAGTATTTGCAACGTCTGTTGGAGATATGTTCTTCGGAAGATCCTAGCGAAAGATACCAGGGACTCGTGAAAATAGGACAGGGTGCTTCTGGAGGAGTCTACACGGCCACCGAGGTCGAGACCAATACTTGTGTTGCCATCAAGCAGATGGAATTGGAGAGACAACCAAAGAAAGAGTTAATTATCAACGAGATCCTTGTGATGAAAGGGTCGAAGCACAAAAACATTGTTAATTTCATTGAAGCGTAcctgctgaaaaaagacctCTGGGTGGTGATGGAGTATATGGAAGGAGGGTCCCTGACCGACATTGTGACCCACAGTGTCATGACAGAGCGTCAAATGGGTGCTGTTTGCAGAGAGACATTGCAAGGTCTCAAGTTTCTTCACTCCAAAGGCATTATACACAGGGATATCAAATCTGACAACATTCTTCTCTCTTTGCAAGGAGACATCAAACTCACAGACTTCGGGTTCTGTGCCCAAATCAAAGATTATTCTGCAAAGAGAAACACCATGGTGGGGACTCCGTACTGGATGGCCCCCGAGGTGGTCACCAAGACAGAGTACGGGCCTAAAGTTGATGTTTGGTCTTTGGGCATTATGACCATCGAAATGATTGAAGGTGAGCCTCCGTACTTGAACGAAACTCCTTTGCGGGCCCTGTATCTCATTACCACCAACGGAAAACCTACATTGAACGACCCGGATTCGCTTTCCGAGGAGCTACAGGAATTTCTGGACCATTGTCTAGAGGTGAATCCAGACAAACGTCTCGACTCTGCACAGCTCTTGGAACTGCCATTCATTAAAAATGCCGACGACAACAGTTCTTTGGCGCCACTGGTCAAGCTGGCCAGAATGCAAAAACTCGCTGAGCTTCCCGATAGTGAAGATCATTCATAG
- a CDS encoding Protein MIF2 gives MSYRKSEIFEPPGKVGRKTGFYLTRTPRKNENGLEDLKDFFLSDDEYESPNNKSVNTSPNKRLSMRYEQLKSQQAPGSSPFSQSKQPQSKGTRLILSSSEESPDASDSEDADKIINAATRMGSPIKPNVRRRASLNGSPRSSQSRPASSPKKLQPSPLKKSLPTTEESVLHVDSEDKSEEEVRTKKPQPKSSAVSRKFAAVTKNMALQKKSSSKGKVIISDDDESIESSPKKRPRGKKSAPSESDESAPEHADVDEDDDFEEETDSGPEVESEDDEVVSVSEDTDKAEGKDIDASVEEVLPKEETPMSENGVRRSSRRRVSPVAWWRNEKIIYETTTENGTYVKKIKDVLHRPVAEPTRKRRQSSAPPSTKARRRSRTPKSEETEKPQPVTAPPQITEQPEKEKEQEIASELDGSDWLQQNSLTIPVFEGPGSENQIERTVAWAPNKSKNISIIKNSEEFFRIATLFDQDSEFSGGGIIEIPVGSRKAIKSNDDTYFIFFVIQGVLEVTLSHNPFVVVSGCSFEVPMGNFYQFDNKGKTVVKLFFVQSKYVVVSSPEDDDDEDDDESI, from the coding sequence ATGAGTTATAGGAAAAGCGAAATATTCGAGCCCCCTGGCAAAGTGGGCCGCAAAACAGGGTTCTATCTTACGAGAACGCCCAGGAAGAACGAAAATGGGCTGGAAGATCTTAAAGatttctttctttctgacgacgagtacgaaAGTCCTAATAACAAGAGTGTCAACACGTCTCCCAACAAAAGACTCTCCATGAGGTACGAACAGCTGAAAAGCCAGCAGGCTCCAGGAAGCTCGCCATTTAGCCAGAGCAAGCAACCGCAAAGTAAAGGCACTCGTTTAATACTCTCCTCCAGTGAAGAAAGTCCCGACGCAAGTGATTCCGAGGATGCAGACAAAATAATTAATGCAGCAACGCGAATGGGTTCCCCAATCAAACCGAATGTGCGCCGTAGAGCCTCCTTGAATGGCTCTCCTCGCTCCTCGCAAAGTCGACCTGCAAGCTCGCCCAAAAAACTACAGCCTTCACCTTTGAAGAAAAGCCTGCCAACCACTGAAGAGAGCGTTCTGCATGTAGACAGTGAGGACAAatcagaagaagaggtgCGTACCAAAAAACCTCAACCAAAGTCCTCTGCTGTCTCTCGTAAGTTTGCTGCGGTGACGAAGAATATGGCGCTCCAGAAAAAGTCGTCGAGCAAGGGCAAAGTGATAATTTCTGATGACGACGAGTCAATTGAATCAAGTCCGAAAAAAAGGCCACGAGGCAAAAAGTCAGCTCCCTCTGAATCAGATGAGTCGGCACCAGAACACGCTGATGTtgacgaagatgatgaTTTCGAAGAGGAAACGGATTCCGGTCCTGAGGTGGAaagcgaggacgacgaagTGGTAAGCGTTTCCGAAGACACAGACAAAGCAGAAGGCAAGGACATCGATGCGTCGGTGGAGGAGGTTTTGCCAAAAGAAGAGACGCCTATGTCAGAAAACGGAGTGAGAAGATCTTCCAGAAGAAGGGTTTCCCCTGTTGCCTGGTGGAGAAACGAGAAAATTATCTATGAAACCACAACCGAAAACGGCACGTAcgtgaagaaaatcaaggacGTGCTCCACCGTCCTGTCGCAGAGCCTACCAGGAAGAGACGGCAGTCTTCAGCGCCACCATCGACAAAAGCTCGAAGACGTAGTCGAACACCAAAAAGTGAGGAAACTGAAAAGCCACAGCCAGTCACAGCACCACCGCAAATTACTGAGCAgccagaaaaagagaaggaaCAAGAGATCGCCAGTGAGCTGGACGGCAGCGACTGGTTACAACAGAATTCGCTCACGATTCCAGTTTTTGAGGGTCCGGGTTCCGAGAACCAGATCGAGAGAACGGTTGCTTGGGCTCCCAACAAGTCGAAAAACATttccatcatcaagaacagCGAGGAGTTCTTTCGGATTGCGACCCTGTTTGATCAGGACAGCGAGTTTAGCGGCGGTGGCATAATTGAGATTCCCGTTGGTTCTCGCAAAGCCATCAAGTCGAACGACGACACCTACTTCATCTTTTTCGTGATTCAAGGAGTGCTGGAAGTGACGCTGTCGCACAATCCGTTTGTGGTGGTTTCGGGATGCTCTTTTGAAGTGCCAATGGGTAATTTCTACCAATTCGATAACAAGGGCAAGACTGTGGtgaagctcttttttgtcCAATCCAAGTACGTGGTGGTAAGCTCGCCcgaagacgatgacgacgaagacgacgatgagAGTATCTGA